The Streptomyces sp. DG1A-41 genomic sequence GGGCGGGGTGCAGTGGACGGACACCCCGACGGGTGCCCTCCTGTCGTCGATCGCCGTGGACGTGTGGGTGTACACGCCGTTCGTGGCGATCCTCGCCCTCGCCGGTCTGCGGTCGCTGCCCACCTCCCCCTTCGAGGCGGCGGCCGTGGACGGCGCGGGGTGGTGGTACACCTTCCGGCGGCTGACGCTGCCGATGCTCTGGCCGTATGTGCTGGTGGCGGTGATCTTCCGGTTCATGGACTCGCTGAAGGTGTTCGACATCATCTACGCCCTGACGGAGGGCGGGCCCGGTGACTCGACCGTCGTCCTCCAGATCCGGGCGTATCTGGAAGCGATCCGCTTCCAGCGCTATTCCTTCGGGATCAGCTACACGATCGTGCTGTGGGCCGTGGTGTATCTGGCCGCGATGGTACTGGTGAAGCACCTGGGGAAGATCCAGCGGCGGGCCGCGGAGGTGACCACGTGAGAAAGCGTGTGCTGGGGTGGCTCGCGGACGCCGCCCTCGTCCTCTACTTCGTCTTCGCGCTGTTCCCGATCGCCTGGATGGTGATCCTCTCCCTGAAGCCCGCCGACCAGCTGTTCAGCACGTACTTCTCCTTCTCCCCGACGCTGGACGGCTACCGGACGGTCCTGGGCGACAGCGAGGGCATTCCGTTCGTGCGGTTCTTCGTCAACAGCCTGGTGGTGTCGGTGGGGGCGGTGGTGCTGTCGCTGGTGGTCGGGCTGCCGGCGGCGTACGCCTCGGCGCGGTGGCGGTTCAAGGGCTCGGAGAACCTGATGTTCACGCTGCTGTCATTCCGCTTCGCGCCCGAACTGACCGTGATCATCCCGCTGTTCGTGCTGTACCAGAAGCTCGGGCTGTTCGACACGTACGTCGGCATGGTGTGGGTGCTTCAGCTCGTCACCCTGCCGCTGATCGTGTGGATCATGCGGTCGTACTTCGCCGACCTCACGCCCGAGCTGGAGCAGGCGGCCCTGCTGGACGGCTACACCCGCAAGCAGGCGTTCTTCAAGGTGGCGCTGCCGCTGGTCAAGCCGGGCATCGCGGCCGTGTCGCTACTGGCCTTCATCTTCGCCTGGAACAACTTCGTCTTCCCGCTGATCCTCACCTCCAACGAGGCCCAGACGGTGACCGTGGGCGCGCTGTCCTTCCTCGGCGGGGACCGGCCCAAGTACAACCTGACGGCCGCCGCCGCGCTGGTGTCCGTCGTACCGCCGCTGCTGCTGGCGCTGACGATCCAGCGGTATCTGGTGCGGGGACTGTCGTTCGGGGCGGTGAAGTCGTGATCAGGCTCAGCGGGATACGGAAGGCGTACGGGAAGACTCTCGCGCTCGACGAGCTGGAACTGGAGGTGCGGGAGGGCGAGTTCTTCTGCCTGCTGGGCCCGTCGGGCGCGGGCAAGACGACCACGTTGAAGACCGTCGCCGGGCTCGAACAGCCCGACTCCGGCACCGTCGTGCTCGACGGCGAGGACATGCGGGGCGTGGAGCCGTACGACCGGGGTGTGGCGATGTGCTTCGAGAGCTACGCCCTCTACCCGCACCGCTCGGCCTACGACAACCTCGCCTCGCCGCTGCGCTCGCCCCGGCACCGGCTGCCCGCCGCCGAGGCCCGGCAGCGGATCGGCGCGATCGCGGAGATGCTCGGGATTTCGGGGCTGCTGGACCGGCCGGTGGGCCAGCTGTCCAACGGGCAGCGGCAGCGCGTCGCCCTCGGCCGGGTGCTGGTCCGCCCCGCCCGGGCCTTCCTCCTTGACGAGCCGCTCTCCCACCTCGACGCCAAGCTCCGCCAGCAGATGCGGGCCGAGCTGAAGGCGATCGGGGCCATGCAGCACACCACCACGCTGTACGTCACCCACGACTCCGTCGAGGCCCTGGCGCTCGGCGACCGGATCGGCGTCATCCGGCAGGGGCGGATCGTGCAGACGGGCACGCGGGAGGAGATCTGGTACCGGCCGTACGACACGGAGGTCGCGCGGGCCTTCGGGCGGCCCCGGATCAATCTGCTGCCGGGAGTGGTGACGGAGAGCGGCGTGCGGTCGGACGGCGGCGTGGAGCTGCCCGTCCGGGCGCAGGCACCGGCGGGCACCGAGGTCCTGGTCGGGCTGCGGCCCCGGGACATCGCCCTGCACGGCGAGGGGCACGAGCTCACCGGGACCGTGTACGTCACCGAGGTGCTCGGCCGGTCCGTCGAGGTCACCGTCCGGCTCGGAAGCGGGCAGCAGCGGGTGTCGCTGGTGGCCCCTCGGGCCGACGCGGCACGCCTTCGTCCGGACGATCCGGTACGGCTGGTGGTCCGGCCTGAGAACCTGCTGCTGTTCGAGGCCGACCGGCCGGAGCGACCGGGACGACGGATAGAGACACAGCGATGAGCGGCAGCAGTGGTGGACAGCAGGGACCCGCGGCGCGGCAGGCCGCCATGGCCGAGCAGGTGCTGGCCGACGGCTCGGCGACGGCGGCGGAACTCGCCGAGCGGTTCGGGGTGAGCCTGATGACCATCCACCGGGACCTCGACGAGCTCGAACGGCAGGGCATCGTAAGGAAGTTCCGGGGCGGGGTGACCGCGCAGCCGTCGGGCGTCTTCGAGTCGAACGTGCAGTACCGGCTGAAGACGATGCGGGCCGAGAAGGCCGCCGTGGCCGACCGTGCGCTGCGGATGGTGGAGCCCGGTATGGCGATCCTGCTGGACGACTCCACGTCCACCCTGGAGATAGCCCGGCGCCTGCGCACGGGCGAGATCACCCCGCTGACGGTCGTCACCAACTTCCTGGAGGCGATCAACCTCCTCTCCGACCAGCGGGGCATCCACCTGATGGCGCTCGGCGGCGACTACGACCCGCTGCACTCCTCGTTCCTGGGGGTGTCGTGCGTGGAGGCGGTCGAGCAGCTCCGCGTAGACGTGTGCTTCGCGTCGACGTCGGCGGTGCACCGGGGCTACGCCTACCACCAGGAACAGCACATCGTGTCCGTGAAGCGGGCGATGCTCGACGCGGCCGCGCGGAACGTCCTGCTGATCGACCACACCAAGCTCGGCCGGGTCGCCCTGCACCGGGTCGTCCCGCTGTCCCGCTTCGACACGGTCCTCGTGGACGACGGGGCGTCGCCGGAGGCACTGCGGGATCTGGACGAACACAAGGTCCGTTACGAGGTTTGCGCGATGAAGGGCGGCCATGACGGGACTGGAGCTACGTGAACTCCGCAAGACATACCGGTCGCGCGGGCGGCCGTCGGTGGACGCCGTACGCGGGATCGACCTGAGTCTCGATTCAGGGGAGCTGCTCGGGCTCCTCGGTCCCTCCGGCTGCGGCAAGTCGACGACCCTGCGCATGATCGCCGGATTGGAGCCGGTGACCGGCGGGGACATCCTGGTGGGCGGGGCGTCGGTGGTCGAACGGCCCGCGCAGCAGCGGAACATCGGGGTCGCGTTCGAGAACTACGCGTTGTATCCGCCGCTGTCGGTGGCGGAGAACCTGGCGTTCGGGCTGAAGGCCCGGGGCCGTAGGGCTCGTGGGGACGTCGACCGCACGGTGAAGGAGATCGCCGAGCGGGTCGGCCTGACCGACCTCCTCGGCGCCCGCCCGGCCGGCCTGTCCAGCGGCCAGAAGCAGCGCGTGTCGCTGGCCCGGGCCCTCATCCGCGAGCCGGACGTGCTGCTCCTCGACGAACCGCTCTCCCACTTGGACGCGGCCCAGCGGGACACCACCCGCCGCGAACTCAAGCGCATCCAGCAGGACCTGGGCCACACCACCATCCTGGTCACCCACGACCAGGAGGAGGCCCTCTCGCTCGCCGACCGGATCGCCGTGATGAAGGACGGCGTCATCCAGCAGCTCGGCACCCCCTACGAGATCTACGACAGCCCGGCCAACGTGTTCGTCGCGGACTTCGTCGGCGAGCCCGCGATCACGCTGCTGCCGGGCATCGCCGACGGTGACGGCCGGGCCCGCCTCTCCGACACGGTGCGGATCGCGCTGCCCGTGCCGGTGGACCAGGGGCGGGAGGTCGTGGTCGGCATCCGCCCCGAGGACGTCCGGCTCACCGCCGAAGGCGGCCTGCCCGCCCGGGTCGTCGCCCACGAACCCCTTCTGGAGTCGGGCCTGGCGACCCTCGCCCTCGACGGGGTCGAACGGCACCTGGTAGTCCTCACCGATCCCGAGGTGCGGCTCGCCCACGACGACCGGGTCCGGGTCGCCGCCGACCTCCAGCACACCCATGTCTTCGACGCCGAGACGGGAGAGTCCCTGCGATGACTGCCGGAAACAGCGTGCGTGTGGTGGCCGCCGGTGACCACTTCGTCCTGCCGTCGCTGATCACGCGGGCGGTGGAGCAGGAGGTGGGGCGGGCCGATGTCAGGGAACTGAGGCTCGGCTGGCCGCTGGAGCCGTTCGGGCCGGTGGCCGAGGTGCAGGAGGCCAGTGACGCCGAGGACGAGATGATCGAGGCGCTGGCCGGGGCGCAGGTGCTGGTCACGCAGATGGGGCCGGTCACCGAACGGGTCCTCGCCGCCTGCCCGGCTCTGAGGCTGGTCGTGGTCTGCCGGGGCGGGCCGGTGAACGTCAACCTGGACGCGGCGAAGCAACGTGATGTGCGGGTGTGCTTCGCCCCCGGCCGCAACGCCGCCGCCACCGCCGAGTTCACCGTCGGCATGATGCTGGCCGCCCTGCGCCGCATCCCCCAGGCCCACGACCCGCTGGCTCGCCAGGGCAGCTGGGAGGGGGCGACGTACTACACGTACGAGCGGAGCGGTCTGGAGCTGGAGGACCTGCCCGTCGGACTGGTCGGATACGGGGCCGTCGGCAGTCGCGTGGCCCGGGTGCTGTGCGCGTTCGGGGCGCGGGTGATGGTGTACGACCCGTATGTGCACGGCGAGATCCACGGACTGCGCGTGACCTCGCTGGACGAACTCCTGCGCCGCTCCCAGGTGATCACCCTGCACGCCCGGCTCACCCCGGAGACCCGGGGGCTCATCGGCGCCCGGGAGCTGGCCCTGCTGCCGCCGGGCGCGGTGGTGGTGAACGTGGCCCGGGGACCGCTGCTGGACGAGGCCGCGCTCTGCGACGCGCTGGAGAGCGGGCAGCTCTCGGCGGCGGCGCTCGACACGTACGAGCGGGAGCCGCTGCCCGCGGAGTCCCGGCTGCCGGGACTCTCCGAACGCGTGGTGCTCACCCCCCACTTGGGCGGCGCTTCGCGCGCGGTGGCGGAGAAGGCGGCGCGGATCGCCGCCGAGGAGGTCGGCCGCTGGGTGCGTGGCGAGCCGCTCGCGCACTGCCTGACCTGAGGACGGAGGAGAGCCGCATGTACGTCGGTATCGATGTGGGCACGTCCATGGTCAAGGCCGCGGCCTTTGACGACAGGGGCCGGGAACTGGCCGTGGCGTCCCGCCCGGTGGACCTGAAACTGCACGGCGGGTTCGTCGAGCAGGACATGGACGAGGTGTACGCGGCGGTCGTCGCCGTGCTCGACGAGGTCACCGGACGGGTCCCGGAGCCGGTCGAGCTCGCCGGGCTCACCGGGCAGGGCGACGGGGTCTGGCTGGTCGACGGCGAGGGTCGGCCCATACGGGCGGCGGCCTCCTGGATGGACGGGCGGGCGCACGAGCTGGTCGACCGGTGGCTGGCCGACGGTACGTTCGAGACGGTGTTCCGGCACACGGGCAGCGCGATGTTCCCGGGCTGTCCGGGGCCGCTGCTGGCCTGGCTGGACAGCAACGAACCGAAGGCGCTGGATGCCGCGAAGGCCGCCCTTTACTGCAAGGACATGGTGTTCCAGCGGCTGACGGGGGCGGGTCCGACGACGGATGTGTCGGACGCCTCGATGCCCTTCCTGGACCCGCGCACCCGGACGTACGACAACCGGGTCGTGGAGCTGCTGGGACTCACGCACCGGCGCCGCCTGCTGGCCCCCGTCAGCGACCCGGTCGCGACGGCCGAGGCGCGGGGCGAGGGCCTGCCGTCCGGCACCCGGATCGCGAACGGCCCGTACGATCTGCCGGCCTGTGCGCTGGGCGCCGGGGTGACGGCCCCGGGGGACGGTCTGCTGATCGTCGGGACCTGCCTGGCCAGCCTGGTCTCCACGACCGAGCTGGACCTGACGGGTGAACCGGCCGGCCTGTACATCTCCACCGACCGGCCCGGTCACTGGCTGCGCGCCATGCCCGCGATGGTCGGCACGGCGGCCCTGGACTGGGTGCTGTCGACGACGGGGGTGCGGCACGACGAGGTGGACGGCCTGCTGGCCGACACCCCGCCGGGCGCGAACGGCGTGCGCGTGCTGCCGTACTTCGCGCCCTCCGGTGAACGCGCCCCCTTCGTCGAGCCACGGCTGCGCGCCGAACTCACCGGCGTGTCCCTGGAGTCGACCCGGGGCGATCTGGTCCGTGCCACCTGCGAGGGCATCGGCTATGCCGCCCGGCACTGCCTGGAGGCGGCGGGCCTCGACGGGAACCTGGCCGTCTGCGGCGGCGGCACCCGCAGCCCGGCCTGGATGCGGCTGCTCGCCGATGTGCTCGGCCGGCCGCTGCGGGTCGTCGAGGGCGAGGTGGGTGCCCGGGGCGCGGTCCTCGCGGCGGCCGAGCGGTACGGCGTGCCGCTGGACGCGCAGGTGTGGACGCGTCCGACGGAGGTCGTCGAGCCGGACCGGGGCCGGGCCGCGTACTACACGAAGGGGTACGAAGAGCACCTGGCCCGGCTTGCCGGGGCACGGGCCCGGGCAAGGACCTGAACATCCGGATGGCGAAAGGGAACTGGATGCACCTGAGACGCCGATCTCTCCTTCTCGCGGCCGCCGCCACCCCGGCGGCCGCGACCGTACCCGCGCTCGCGGCACCCGCGCACGCGGCCCCTGCCAGTGGGCCGTTGGTCATCGGCCACCGCGGCGCGGCCGGCTGGCGCCCCGAGCACACGGCCGCCTCGTACACGTACGCCGTGCAGACGGGCGCCGACTGGATCGAACCGGACCTGGTGCCGACGAAGGACCATGTGCTGGTGGTCCGGCACGAGAACGAGATCTCCCAGACCACCGACGTGGCCCGCCACCCGGAGTTCGCGGACCGCCGCACGACGAAGACGGTCGACGGCCGGTCCGTGACCGGATGGTTCACGGAGGACTTCACCCTCGCCGAGCTGAAGACGCTGCGGGCGGTGGAGCGGCTGCCGCAGGTCCGCAACCGCAACACGGTCTTCGACGGGCGTGAGGAGGTCATGACCTTCCAGGAGGTCGTGGACCTGGCGCGGAAGCTGTCGAAGACGCACGGCCGGACGATCGCCGTCTTCCCGGAGACCAAGCACCCGACGTACTTCCGCTCCATCGGCCTGCCGCTGGAGCCGAAGCTGGCGGCCGCGATCCGCCTGGGCCGGCTCGGCCGGCGCGAGTGCGTCGTGCAGTCCTTCGAGCCGACGAGCCTGAAGCGCATGACGGGCCTGGGCGTACCGCTGTGGCAGGCCCTGGGGACGACGGGCGGGCCGTACGACCTGCCCACGACGACCTACCGGGACATGATGACGCCGTCGGGCCTGGCCGCGATCGCCGAGTACGCGGACTGGATCGGCCCGGACAAGTCGTCGCTCGTCGGCACGTCACTCCTCGCGGACGCCCACGCGGCGGGCCTGCGCGTGGGGCCGTACACCTTCCGGGCGGAGAACCAGTTCCTGCCGACCGAATTCCGGCGCGGTACCGGAAGCACCGATTTCGGGGACGCGTTCGCGGAGTACGCGCTGTACTACCGCTTGGGAGTCGATGCGGTGGTGACCGACTTCCCCGACCTGGCGGTGATGGCGAGGAGGGGCTGATGACGGTGAGCCGGGCGTGCCGGACCTGCGGCACCATGCAGGAGTTCCGGAGGTTCAACTCCGCCGAGCGGGCGGCCGTATTGGCGGAGAAGGGGGACGGTCACTTCGTGGACGACTACTGGCGCTGCACCGCGCTCGGCTGCCGCTGGTATCAGCGCTACCTCAACCGTGGCGAGGACGGCCTGCTCCCGGAGGAACTCCGGATCCAGGCCGCCCCCGCCGAGTGAGGCTCACAGGTTGCTGAAGTCCGGCCCCTTGGTGCGGGTGCGCTTGATCTCGTAGAAGCCGGGCACCGAGGCCACGGCGAGGGTGCCGTCCCACAGGCGGGCGGCCTCCTCGCCCTTGGGGGCCGGGGTGACGACCGGGCCGAAGAAGGCGATCTGCTCACCGTCGGCGCCGGGCACGGCGATGACCGGGGTGCCGACCTCCTGGCCGACCTTCTCGATGCCCTCCTTGTGGGAGGCGCGCAGCTCCGGCTCGTACCGGGTGGCGTCCCAGTGCTCCATGAGGGACTCGGGCAGACCGACGTCCTTCAGGGCAGCGGCGACCGTCTCCTTGCCGGGGCCCTCGTCCTTGTTGTGGATGCGGGTGCCGAGCGCGGTGTAGAGGTCGCCCAGCACCTCGGCGCCGTGCTCCTGCTGTGCCGCTATGACGATCCGGACGGGACCCCACGCCTTGGTCTCGAGCAGGTCGCGGTACTCCTCGGGCAGCTCGTCGAGCTTGTCCTCGTTGAGCACGGCGAGACTCATGACATGCCAGCGGACCTCGATGTCCCTGACCTTCTCCACCTCCAGCACCCAACGGGAGGTCATCCACGCCCAGGGGCACAGCGGGTCGAACCAGAAGTCGACGGGGGTCTTGTCCGACATGTCTCTCCTCGTGAGGAAACCGTTTCTCCGGGAACACCACCGCTCGCCCCGGTCATTCCCGGCCGCCCCGCCTCAGGGGCACGTGGCAGGATCTGTGCGTTCAGCCGTATCCCATGACGCTTGAGGAGTTCCGCCCGTGCCCGGTGAGAATCTGTCCCGCGACGAGGCCCGGGAGCGGGCCGCCCTGATCGGCGTCGACGGGTACGAGGTGTCCCTCGACCTGCGGTCCGCGGTCGGTGCGGACGACACCGGCGGGCCCCGCACGTTCCGGTCGGTCACGACCGTCCGGTTCCGCTGCAACGAGCCCGGCGCGAGCAGCTTCGCCGACCTGATCGCGCCGAGTGTGACGGCGGTCTCACTCAACGGCCGGGATCTGGACCCCGGCGAGGTCTTCGACGGCTCGCGGATCACGCTGGAGGACCTGGCCGCCGACAACGAGCTGGTCGTCGACGCACAGTGCGCCTACTCCCGCACCGGCGAGGGCCTGCACCGCTTCGTCGACCCCGAGGACGGCGAGGTGTACCTGTACACCCAGTACGAGCCGGCCGATTCCCGCCGCGTCTTCGCCAACTTCGAGCAGCCCGACCTCAAGGCCCCGTTCCGCTTCGAGGTGCGGGCCCCGGAGGGCTGGACTGTGTGGAGCAACGGGGTCGGTGAACGGGCCGACGGGGTGTGGCGGTTCGCCGAGACCAAGCCGATCTCGACGTACATCACCTGTGTGGTGGCGGGCCCGTACCACTACGTGACGGACACGTACTCCCGTACGTTCGCGGACGGCACGACGCTGGAGATCCCCCTCGGCGCGCTGTGCCGCAAGGGCCTCGCGCCCCACTTCGACTCCGACGACGTCTTCCTGGTGACCAAGCAGGGCCTGGACTTCTTCCACGACCACTTCGACTACCCGTACCCGTTCGGGAAGTACGACCAGGCGTTCGTGCCCGAGTACAACCTTGGTGCGATGGAGAACCCGGGTCTGGTGACGTTCCGGGAGGAGTTCATCTTCCGGGGCAAGGTGACGCAGGCCTCCTACGAGGGCCGGGCCAACGTCGTCCTGCACGAGATGGCGCACATGTGGTTCGGCGACCTGGTCACCATGGAGTGGTGGGACGACCTGTGGCTGAAGGAGTCGTTCGCGGACTTCATGGGCGAGTTCTCGCTGGTCGGCGCGACCCGCTTCGTCAACGGCTGGGTCACCTTCGCCAACCGCCGCAAGGCGTGGGCCTACCGGGCCGACCAGCTGCCCTCCACGCACCCGATCACGGCGGACATCCGCGACCTCCAGGACGCCAAGCTGAACTTCGACGGCATCACCTACGCCAAGGGCGCGTCGGTGCTGAAGCAGCTCGTGGCGTACGTCGGCCAGGACGCGTTCCTGGAGGGCGCCCGGCGTTACTTCAAGCGGCACGCGTACGGCAACACGCGCCTCGGTGACCTGCTGTCGGTGCTGGAGGAGACCAGCGGCCGGGACATGAGCGCCTGGGCGCGGTCCTGGCTCCAGACGGCCGGGGTGAACTCGCTGACGCCGCAGCTGCTGCTGGACCCGCAGGGCCGCGTCGAGGAGCTGGCCGTGGTGCAGGAGGCGGCCGAGTCGCATCCGGAACTGCGCCCGCACCGGGTGGCGGTGGGCCTGTACCGGGTGACGGGCGGCGGGGCGGTCGAGCGGTACGCGCGCGCCGAGGTGGACGTCGACGGCCCGCGGACGGTCGTGGCGGAACTGTCCGGCGCCGAGGCGCCCGATCTGGTCCTGGTCAACGACGACGACCTGACGTACTGCAAGATCCGCTTCGACGAGACCTCGCTGGCGACGCTGCGCGAGCACCTGGGGTCGGTGACCGACCCGCTGGCGCGCGCCCTGTGCTGGTCGGCGCTGTGGAACATGACGCGGGACGCGTTGCTCCCGGCGAGGGACTTCGTGGACCTGGTGCTGCGGTTCGCGGGGAGCGAGTCCGAGATCGGCGTGGTGCAGATGCTGCACGCGTGGGCCGATTCGGCGGTGACGTACTAC encodes the following:
- a CDS encoding sugar ABC transporter permease — encoded protein: MGWRLTLRPYVLIVPALLLTCGILYPFGLGLYYTLFDFSASKPQPDMVRFENYTTVFTQEAFWNSAWVTVLYAVGAALVETVLGVAVALLLHRSTLVGRVLEKILILPLMIAPVIAAIIWKLMLQPSVGVVNHLLRPFGLGGVQWTDTPTGALLSSIAVDVWVYTPFVAILALAGLRSLPTSPFEAAAVDGAGWWYTFRRLTLPMLWPYVLVAVIFRFMDSLKVFDIIYALTEGGPGDSTVVLQIRAYLEAIRFQRYSFGISYTIVLWAVVYLAAMVLVKHLGKIQRRAAEVTT
- a CDS encoding carbohydrate ABC transporter permease → MRKRVLGWLADAALVLYFVFALFPIAWMVILSLKPADQLFSTYFSFSPTLDGYRTVLGDSEGIPFVRFFVNSLVVSVGAVVLSLVVGLPAAYASARWRFKGSENLMFTLLSFRFAPELTVIIPLFVLYQKLGLFDTYVGMVWVLQLVTLPLIVWIMRSYFADLTPELEQAALLDGYTRKQAFFKVALPLVKPGIAAVSLLAFIFAWNNFVFPLILTSNEAQTVTVGALSFLGGDRPKYNLTAAAALVSVVPPLLLALTIQRYLVRGLSFGAVKS
- a CDS encoding ABC transporter ATP-binding protein — translated: MIRLSGIRKAYGKTLALDELELEVREGEFFCLLGPSGAGKTTTLKTVAGLEQPDSGTVVLDGEDMRGVEPYDRGVAMCFESYALYPHRSAYDNLASPLRSPRHRLPAAEARQRIGAIAEMLGISGLLDRPVGQLSNGQRQRVALGRVLVRPARAFLLDEPLSHLDAKLRQQMRAELKAIGAMQHTTTLYVTHDSVEALALGDRIGVIRQGRIVQTGTREEIWYRPYDTEVARAFGRPRINLLPGVVTESGVRSDGGVELPVRAQAPAGTEVLVGLRPRDIALHGEGHELTGTVYVTEVLGRSVEVTVRLGSGQQRVSLVAPRADAARLRPDDPVRLVVRPENLLLFEADRPERPGRRIETQR
- a CDS encoding DeoR/GlpR family DNA-binding transcription regulator, whose product is MSGSSGGQQGPAARQAAMAEQVLADGSATAAELAERFGVSLMTIHRDLDELERQGIVRKFRGGVTAQPSGVFESNVQYRLKTMRAEKAAVADRALRMVEPGMAILLDDSTSTLEIARRLRTGEITPLTVVTNFLEAINLLSDQRGIHLMALGGDYDPLHSSFLGVSCVEAVEQLRVDVCFASTSAVHRGYAYHQEQHIVSVKRAMLDAAARNVLLIDHTKLGRVALHRVVPLSRFDTVLVDDGASPEALRDLDEHKVRYEVCAMKGGHDGTGAT
- a CDS encoding ABC transporter ATP-binding protein — its product is MTGLELRELRKTYRSRGRPSVDAVRGIDLSLDSGELLGLLGPSGCGKSTTLRMIAGLEPVTGGDILVGGASVVERPAQQRNIGVAFENYALYPPLSVAENLAFGLKARGRRARGDVDRTVKEIAERVGLTDLLGARPAGLSSGQKQRVSLARALIREPDVLLLDEPLSHLDAAQRDTTRRELKRIQQDLGHTTILVTHDQEEALSLADRIAVMKDGVIQQLGTPYEIYDSPANVFVADFVGEPAITLLPGIADGDGRARLSDTVRIALPVPVDQGREVVVGIRPEDVRLTAEGGLPARVVAHEPLLESGLATLALDGVERHLVVLTDPEVRLAHDDRVRVAADLQHTHVFDAETGESLR
- a CDS encoding 2-hydroxyacid dehydrogenase codes for the protein MTAGNSVRVVAAGDHFVLPSLITRAVEQEVGRADVRELRLGWPLEPFGPVAEVQEASDAEDEMIEALAGAQVLVTQMGPVTERVLAACPALRLVVVCRGGPVNVNLDAAKQRDVRVCFAPGRNAAATAEFTVGMMLAALRRIPQAHDPLARQGSWEGATYYTYERSGLELEDLPVGLVGYGAVGSRVARVLCAFGARVMVYDPYVHGEIHGLRVTSLDELLRRSQVITLHARLTPETRGLIGARELALLPPGAVVVNVARGPLLDEAALCDALESGQLSAAALDTYEREPLPAESRLPGLSERVVLTPHLGGASRAVAEKAARIAAEEVGRWVRGEPLAHCLT
- a CDS encoding FGGY-family carbohydrate kinase encodes the protein MYVGIDVGTSMVKAAAFDDRGRELAVASRPVDLKLHGGFVEQDMDEVYAAVVAVLDEVTGRVPEPVELAGLTGQGDGVWLVDGEGRPIRAAASWMDGRAHELVDRWLADGTFETVFRHTGSAMFPGCPGPLLAWLDSNEPKALDAAKAALYCKDMVFQRLTGAGPTTDVSDASMPFLDPRTRTYDNRVVELLGLTHRRRLLAPVSDPVATAEARGEGLPSGTRIANGPYDLPACALGAGVTAPGDGLLIVGTCLASLVSTTELDLTGEPAGLYISTDRPGHWLRAMPAMVGTAALDWVLSTTGVRHDEVDGLLADTPPGANGVRVLPYFAPSGERAPFVEPRLRAELTGVSLESTRGDLVRATCEGIGYAARHCLEAAGLDGNLAVCGGGTRSPAWMRLLADVLGRPLRVVEGEVGARGAVLAAAERYGVPLDAQVWTRPTEVVEPDRGRAAYYTKGYEEHLARLAGARARART
- a CDS encoding glycerophosphodiester phosphodiesterase family protein, with protein sequence MHLRRRSLLLAAAATPAAATVPALAAPAHAAPASGPLVIGHRGAAGWRPEHTAASYTYAVQTGADWIEPDLVPTKDHVLVVRHENEISQTTDVARHPEFADRRTTKTVDGRSVTGWFTEDFTLAELKTLRAVERLPQVRNRNTVFDGREEVMTFQEVVDLARKLSKTHGRTIAVFPETKHPTYFRSIGLPLEPKLAAAIRLGRLGRRECVVQSFEPTSLKRMTGLGVPLWQALGTTGGPYDLPTTTYRDMMTPSGLAAIAEYADWIGPDKSSLVGTSLLADAHAAGLRVGPYTFRAENQFLPTEFRRGTGSTDFGDAFAEYALYYRLGVDAVVTDFPDLAVMARRG
- a CDS encoding DsbA family protein; translated protein: MSDKTPVDFWFDPLCPWAWMTSRWVLEVEKVRDIEVRWHVMSLAVLNEDKLDELPEEYRDLLETKAWGPVRIVIAAQQEHGAEVLGDLYTALGTRIHNKDEGPGKETVAAALKDVGLPESLMEHWDATRYEPELRASHKEGIEKVGQEVGTPVIAVPGADGEQIAFFGPVVTPAPKGEEAARLWDGTLAVASVPGFYEIKRTRTKGPDFSNL
- the pepN gene encoding aminopeptidase N, coding for MPGENLSRDEARERAALIGVDGYEVSLDLRSAVGADDTGGPRTFRSVTTVRFRCNEPGASSFADLIAPSVTAVSLNGRDLDPGEVFDGSRITLEDLAADNELVVDAQCAYSRTGEGLHRFVDPEDGEVYLYTQYEPADSRRVFANFEQPDLKAPFRFEVRAPEGWTVWSNGVGERADGVWRFAETKPISTYITCVVAGPYHYVTDTYSRTFADGTTLEIPLGALCRKGLAPHFDSDDVFLVTKQGLDFFHDHFDYPYPFGKYDQAFVPEYNLGAMENPGLVTFREEFIFRGKVTQASYEGRANVVLHEMAHMWFGDLVTMEWWDDLWLKESFADFMGEFSLVGATRFVNGWVTFANRRKAWAYRADQLPSTHPITADIRDLQDAKLNFDGITYAKGASVLKQLVAYVGQDAFLEGARRYFKRHAYGNTRLGDLLSVLEETSGRDMSAWARSWLQTAGVNSLTPQLLLDPQGRVEELAVVQEAAESHPELRPHRVAVGLYRVTGGGAVERYARAEVDVDGPRTVVAELSGAEAPDLVLVNDDDLTYCKIRFDETSLATLREHLGSVTDPLARALCWSALWNMTRDALLPARDFVDLVLRFAGSESEIGVVQMLHAWADSAVTYYAAPGWRETGGRLLAEGARRELHEAGPGSEHQLAWARFFARTATAEADFELLSDLLAGTASVEGLDLDQELRWAFLEPLAAHGVVDEKALAEELARDDTASGKRHQVRCLAARPSEAVKAQAWARVVESDALSNAMVEATIAGFSQGSQRELLAPYAQKYFAAIERVWAERSIQIGMDVVQGMFPSLQQSRDTLDATDAWLETHREAAPALRRLVLEARDDLARALRGQECDAAAGSAVD